TTGTTTACATGCAGTCCCATCTCTCCCCCCGGCTGCTTGCTGGGCGCAGGGCGAACACGGCCGGGCACGACCGACCCACGGGGCCAACCGCGTGCTCCTCCCCGTTGTCGCCTTCCTCTCTGCGCCCTTTTTTTGGATTATTACATCTGTTTCTTTTCATTCGCGACGGGGTTTACTTTACGCGGTTACGTAAGCAGTGATGGTGAGAGATCGACCTGGCATTGCCGGAGAGCATGGGAATTTTCCTTCGATCGGTGCCTTGCTTTGCCTGGCCCGGTTGTATTCTCTGCCGCCTTCCTGCTGCAACTGACCCTTCGGCCTGCTACCTTCTGCAAGTGTCAGGGTGCTGTCACGTCCTCACAAACGTCAGCCCTACTCACACTATCATAGGACCACAGATCCTCTGCGATTCCTGAATTCTCTGCGATACACAGTACACAACTTTGATGTGCTAGCTTAGTAGCTTACAACCATTACTAAAATGTTTTCATGCAGTAACTCGTCAACTCAAGTAACCAAAACACCCTCAAGTGCAATGCTGTTAATTATAcggttttcttcttcatgGATGTGACAGCGAAACCAGGGCTCAAAACTATTATGCTACTAGCAGGCTTGCGTGTGCCACTGATGAACATGAGccgacatgcatgcatatgcccGTTTTCAAGATAAAGTTTATTTGGGAAAAGTTCTTATATTGCTGGGCGCTACTATTATGCACTGCAGTCAACCGCTACCATTGTCGACGCACAGGGATTAGTATGCTAAGCAATCATTGTATTGTACCAGGTGTCACACCATGGTGATGCTGGATCAAGCAAGGAAAGAATCCACCGGCCGTCTACAACCACATCAGCGTAGGCGACCCACTGCACGCACGTTCTGACGTTCCGATCAGAGAGCTTAGACGCCCCCTGAAGTTGAGGCAAAAACCAACACTTGCACGATATTCCTACTCTTAAATTCCTAATCATGCCCATGATGGTAGTAAGGCCAAGACAACACCTAACAGGCAAGGCAAGAAATGCGCACCTGCGGATACATACCAACATTGATACATACTGGTACACTACTTTCTAGCTAAGAAAGAAAAGGCTTGCAGGTGGGGCTCATCACCGGTCACCATGCGCGCGCCTCTCCTAATAAGGTCAAGGCAAGCCAAAACGTGGGACCCAGCTGTTCCCTCCTGCCTTACTAATGGCACATGTGATTTGGACTATCTTTGAGGGTGACTGTGGAGGATCGAGCATCTCTATCTCTACCCTACAGGTGTACTACTACTTGAGAACAGAGGAGAGCCCCCACTTTGTGAGTTCGGCCGGGGGCTCCATGAAGCCCAAAACACTTTTTCTAAAATTTATTTAAAAGATATTCCTAAAAAGTTTCTGGACATGCATCTAAATGCATATATACTGCATATATGTAAATTGTATTGATACAATATACCAGACGACCTATACAAAAGAGACAAATGTGCATCTACAAATGATGAATAGTACATCTACACATTACATAATTGTTTGACACTTCTAAATATAGTTTTTGACTTTTCAAAGTTCCAGGAATCATTGAGCCTGAACTCTATTAGGGGTTCGCAGAGAGCCAGCTTACTTTGTATTGTTGTAAATACTTCTCcctcgatccataataagtctCGTCAATTTAGAATAactttagtacaactttatactaactaaatcagtgacaatTATAATGAATCGGAGGTAGTATATTTATTATAGCACTAACTCAGCAGTTAGATTCATACTCTTGTTGGATTTACAATTAGCAGGTAGCCTTGTCTTACAATATAGTATATGGCACATATTTATGTGGACAAATACCTCAAAGTTGGGTGCatgcataaaaaataatatttcttCTTTACATCGTTCATACTGGTTGTTGAAGTAAGTATGCAAGAGATATTCTGCCGACAGGATGGCAATTTGTTCTCACATAAGTATAGTTAAATACCAAGGGTTAAATAATCTTTGTTTCTATTTCTTTATGTAAAATAAACTGAAATCATCATTTCTCAATGTAACTGTAATGGGTCACGAgattagtatatttttttaaacaataAGATTCTTTATGCACGTCACAACAACTTCAAATTGACCCCAAACTTTCTACAATTTCTAAGCTATTCAAGTTTCATATATAAACCAAATAACAGTACTGAACTAAAAGTTGCACACAGAACTAAAGGAGTAAATTTCACGAAACCACACCTTTTGTGACCGGTGTCTTGCAAAACCACGGTTTTTtgtaatagtctcacaaaaccacaacttttgggGCAGCTGGTTTcagaaaaccctaatctcAATAATTAAGCTGGTTGACGGCGTTTCCGATAACCCGGGGCCACCAGTCAGATGCCATGTCATGTTCCCCAACACGTTTTCGACGCCTGTTTTCGATACCACGTCAGTTTCTACCCAACCCAAGACATCACCAGCTGTCACTAGAGCAAAGGCAGCTGACGTGGCATCGAAAACGGGTCGGGGAAGATGACGTGGCATCTGACTGGTGGCCCCGCATTGTCGGAAACACCATCAACCAGCTTAATTAtcgagattagggttttttgagACCAGCTGCCCCAAAAGTTGTgattttgtgagactattacaAACAaccgtggttttgtgagacaacTGCCACAAAAAATGTGGttctatgaaatttactcCTAAAGAAGAACACATATGCATTACTTCGATTTATGGATGGAATTTCGTGCTGATTAAGCTCCGTTTCGAAATGTCTATACATTCAGGTCTGTCATAAGTCAAACCTTTTGATACATAtatgtttgtattttttatacAAACAGGGCCAAAGTTGAtaaagtttgacttatgacAATCATAATTGTATATACATTAagaaacgaagggagtactcaGTGAAAAAACTTGGTCAGTAAACAACAGGCAGTCAAGAGTTTTCCATatgttcctaaaaaaagagTTTTCCATATGTATAGAGCTAACGGCAGCTCTCAGGCTAGttattttaattaattatcttgctcgaaattcaaaatgattaaaaataGGAGTAAAACGCAGAGAATTGATggaaaatagcaaaacctaATTTAGTATACAGAGACCCGGGCGCGGGGTACATAACAATCTAAGGCATAACATATAGGGAACATATATAGCAATGTCAACAGAGAGAAGATGGCATAACAAAAATTatgcatattttgttttcatcaCTGTTTGCTAGATTAGCACCAGGCCAAGGATCTGACACACCGCTTTATTAGCTAGCTTTTGGCTTTGTACAGCACAGGCTAGGTTCTGTAGAGTTACAATGCTTGTATTGCAGCGATGTGTTTAACACCTAAAGTGGTGGTTGGATGATTCTATTAGTACAACTAGTATACTCCGCAGTTTTAATTTGTTAATGATTCGTTTGCCCACAGATTAGATAAGACACCCCGAAAAACAAATAGATAAGAAAGTGTAGCCACGGTATTAGTGGGAACTGAGGTGCGCCTTTCGATCGTTGAAACGAGAAATGCAATCCCGGATGCCTGCTAGCTCTTATTTGTTTACCTATTGGCACCCTGATTTGATGGCCACGAACCgtacccttttcttttatgcTGACGGTATGATGCAAGGCACCATTTGATTGGAGAGGAACCTAATCtgtcatgtatatatatacccaTTGATCATAGGTTGTTACAGatacaaaaatatattccATGTATAAGCGTAGATATATAGTAGACGAAAAATATTTAAGAAGGGGACAGGGCGCCCATTGGTTAGTAGCTGCAACATCatataatactctctccgtttcataattcttgtcgaaatcttacatgtatctcgacttcttttagaaatagatacatctattttttagcaaatttaagacaagaattatgaaatggaggaagtagaGTACAATTTTTTCTCAAGTCAGAAGAGCGTACGTTACATTAGTAACGGTTGAGAGAGCTAGCTAGAGGCCAaatcatccacgtacgcttTCTATATGCATGCACAGATCAGCTGGAGGCACCATGGGATAGACAGTAGTAACCGAAACTCACCCATGTATACAGAAAAAACAAGGGTGGCTATTTCTGGTGCGCCTGATTTTTCGAAAAAAGTTTAAATCTGAGTCAACTTATTAGACGTCATCCAAACTCAACCCAGCCATCGTTCTTTCCGAATTTAAAGCATAAACCAGGTTTTTAAAATAAGTTGTACTCCGGTAGCTCCTTTTTCTTGTGCGCAGTAAGTCCAGGAATGTAATGCATACATAATATATTGTGTACATACTGAGTATATTCTTGTGCATATGAATATATGATGCATGATCGATGTTTTGAAAAATTAACAAATGCAAGAATTATACTTCAGTTCTGAGTCTCTTAATCATGTGATGCACATAACCAAATGAGCATGCACGAATCATGATGTGTAAAGAATGTTGTAGATGAATCTAGCAGAACAATACTTTCTTGTTACAAGGGAATAAGGGATTACGATATATTATATGCCAGCTCTCTGAAAAGAATAATTTCTAAAGAGTGAGTACtatactagtagtactagctagctaagcgGCAAGTGATGGTTAGATGCAGAGCACTAGGTAAATTAAGATTGTTTTGTCCTCCTTCTGCAATCTAGTCACCCTGACATGTCAATATCACCAAAAACATAACACTATCCCACAAAACTAGCCAATCTTAATCAGTGGCCGGGCATCTTAACTTGGTCATCATACCACCTACTCTCTCCTGGTCTCTCCTAAACTAAGCTAGGCCTAATTAATTATGCCTCGTCACGACAATTACCAGTACTGGTTATAGCTAACAGCACAATAATCACTTGCATCAAGCTAGCTACTTATATGTGTGATGTATCTCTGCAACCAGCAATGCCAGTGGGTTCTCCACCAGTGGCATACCCGTACAAAAGTAAGAATTTTCCAAGCGTATCAGCAATAAGCTAAGAAGCTAGCGTCATACACAACTCATAATGAAAAGTTGAGTATAGTTGCTCAAAATAGCCCCTCAGATAAACCAAACATGGTAAGATTATTACAGGATCACTTATCAGGCTGCAGGTAGGCCCTACAGGTAACCAACGCTAGCTTCTTCTCGAAAGAAAAGTACTCTGTACGTGGTAACCAACGTACTGGTTGATGGCTTTCTTCtaagaaacaaatattttccCCCATTTCTTTTGCAACCGTGCAGCAGGAGCTAGGTAAATAATCATGAGCGCGCAGTAGTACAGGTAGTCCTCCTCCCTAGGGATATATAGGCACCGCTACGATCGACTATGAGAACTTCTCCAGGACATTCTTCCTCTTCAGTAGCCCCCTTTCTTGCTATAAGTACAGCCCCTGAACAAAGGCATGAGGGTGCAAGTGTGGTTGTCCCCTTGAATTGGTGCCTCTCCTCGATCAAGCTAGTAGTCTCTCCCATCTCTACTCTCTCCGGCCCTCTCTTGATCCAAGCACAAAAGCCAGAACCCCTTCACACCTAGCGTGTGTGCTAGCCAGCCTCCAAGTAGCAAAGATTCCGATTAACCAACGTTTTTCCGGCCCGGCCCTATCCACAATTCGGGAGTAGTGATCCATGGAGGGGAGCAGCAACAGCCCGGACGGCGGGCAGTCGTCGGGCGGCAGCCCGCCGGAGGAGCGCGGCAGATCAGGAGGAGGGCGGGGGGATCAGCCGGTGCGGTCGCGGTGGACGCCCAAGCCGGAGCAGATACTGATCCTGGAGTCCATCTTCAACAGCGGCATGGTGAACCCGCCCAAGGACGAGACCGTCCGCATCCGCAAGCTGCTCGAGCGCTTCGGCGCCGTCGGCGACGCCAACGTCTTCTACTGGTTCCAGAAccgccgctcccgctcccgccgccgccagcgccagaTGCAGGCCGCTgcggcagccgccgctgccgccaacaATAACAATACCAGCTCTGCGGCTGCAGCGAGCGCCACCATCGGCGGCCAGCTCCCGTCCGCCATGGCGATCGTCGGCGGGAGCGCGTGCCAGTACGAGCAGCAGGCGAgctcgtcgtcttcgtcgggAAGCACGGGAGGATCGTCGTCTCTGGGGCTGTTCGCGCACGGCGCGGCGGGAGTGTCGTCGAgcggccccggcgccggcgttgggtaccagcagctgctgcagcaacAGCAGGCGGCGTCGTGTGGCGCGTCGTTGTCGGCGCTGGCTAATTCGGGGCTGATGGTGGGGGACGTTggcgacagcggcggcggcgacgatctCTTCGCCATCTCGAGGCAGATGGGCTTCGTGGATCACAGCCCCGTCGGCTCGTCGAACTCATCGGCGGCGCCCAGCACCgccgtgcagcagcagcagcaatacTTCTCCTGCCAATTACCAACAGGTGAGTGCAGTACATAGTACATAGACGTGATTGTTCCCTTGATTTCACAGGTGTATCCAGACATGACTTcctgtatagatacattcaaattttaacaaacttgaaaGTAACAAATCCCCGTAGCTCTAAAAATGTTCGGATTATTTTCGTTCCAAGCTAGACTCTGATTCATAAGCTTCTGATGAAAAATGTTCGTGTATATGCTTGAAGCAGTCGAAGGAACTTTTGGCGGTGGAAATGCTGATTTCACCCCCAACAGTTTTTTTGTCTGTACTTTAAGCAGTGATGCGGAATTCCAGGAGAACTAGCTTGGATCTTCTGGACGCATACTTTATTTGGTCTTCCTTGATTAACTAGTACTACGTCTATTCTTGTTCTTTAGTTCTTCGATACAAGTTCTTCAGTTACAACTTCCTAGTACGTCCACCTGTTGCATAAGATCATAGTACATGCTACATCTGTCGTCCTCTCCGCTGATATGTGTCAGTTATCAATTCTTTTTTGGGGACTTCAGCATGTTTTATATTATTGTTTATCGGTGTTTCGACCTTGCATGAACTGGATTTAAAATTTCAGTAACTCAAATTGAAAATTAGTAGTATACATGACAGGATGCACCAATttgatatgcatgcatatgttcATCTTCTTTCGGCTCCGGCCCTCTCTCCTTAATATGTCCATCCACTTAGCTTCCCTTGTGCCGAATGCAAGCATGGACTGGAATTAACACATGTTTATGTATAATTCAGTTACTCGGTGTACGCTTTGTTAAATGTAGAACATTTACCTGTGAACTTTGGTTAAGTAATTCAAGATTTTGGgcatgcatgtacatgtacatatatatatatatagcacaCAATGcacaatttatttatttatttattcctttttctcactcatactctctccgtcccatattaagtgactttctattacatgtatctagacgttttttagacatagatacattcatatttggacaaatttgagtcacttaatatgagacggagggagtactgtataGTACTACTTATACCATCATACTAGCTAACATACTAATTCGTCAGAAACTACTCCTAGCTTAAGGAAATCAATAATGCTATGATGGACAAACTACTTGGGGTGTTTGGATTGGGGGGTACATACTTATTTAGCTAGGGAGATTCTATACCGAAACTCACATAAAAAGTATTTTCTATCCAAGCAGGCCCTCGGActtgtttgcatgcatgcatgttataTATGTATGTTATAATATAATGTCCATGCCAATAGCATATAACTCTTGATGTGTCCTCTCAGTCTCATACTATCTCTCATGGCATAACATTGAAACAAAACAACTAGGTATATATCTGAAATATGCCCGTATGATAGAGAGGTCCCAACCATCAGTAAACGGTAGTACCGAACCAAATAAGTTTTGAGCGGTCAACCAATAAGTTTTATAATCTAGTAAAGATATTTGTTTGGATAACTTATCCATCGATCGTCTATTCTTGTTAATCTGTCGTCAAATGTGCTGTTGGATTTTTATACTTATATGGTTTCTAGCTGATTGACTGGCTGATTGCGCGCCTGCTAATACCAGCGACGATCACGGTGTTCATCAACGGAGTCCCAATGGAGGTCCCAAGGGGTCCAATAGACTTGCGAGCCATGTTCGGCCAGGATGTGGTGCTCGTCCACTCCACCGGGGCCCTCCTCCCAGTCAACGACTATGGCATCCTCATTCAGAGCCTGCAAATGGGAGAAAGCTATTTTCTGGTAACCATCCATATCACCTCCGGCCGTCTCAAGTAGTGGCTTAGTGCACTTTCTTCACGAAACTAGCACAATAATAAACATacacacgcatgcatgcacatccCGGAATATACATATATGTGGACTAGTAACATTAACTTTTCTCTTCTCAATCCGTtccatgcatatgcatacTCGATTCTGAtcacattgtttttctttctttcttggtgATCATACAGGTCGCGAGGCAAACTTAATTGATCAAATGCAACATCAAGTTTATAGGCATAGATTTCTACTCGATTCTCACAGGATCAGATATGTATGGGGTGTCCGGGTGCAGTTCTTTATCGCCAAGGCATGCATCAATCATAACGGGATGCTCGTCTCTTGCATGCCCATCATTTATCCATCGAAAAGCAAGCAAGCTGTCTGGCTATGACAAATTAAATACTACTATATGTGTATTGCACCATCAGAAAGTGCTAGTACGTACTTATATGCCCTTAAAACATACGGAAGCGTGGGCGGTCAAGCTCTTCCTGGTTAAATTACGAGTTACAATGGCTTGTCTAGTTGTCTtcccatcgatcgatcatctCTCCATTAATTAGTTCACGGATATGCGTGTGCACTGTgcaatatgcatgcatgcatacaggCCCTGGCCTTGACAGTCGAGCTAAATATACATTTTCAGCTAGCTACCTAGGCAGATGCACGCATGTACTCCAATTAATATTGGTTTAGTATCGTACCATCGCGCGTACGTGATGTAATGCCTTGTGTGTCAGCGTCAGCTTACGCGGTTGGAATGATTGTCCGGCCAGATGGAAACCTTCAACTATATACTCCTAAATTATAGACTTCATTCATTTGTCGCTTTGTCGTATGGCTGCTCCATTTATTTGATTTTAAAGTAGTAACCAGAGTCCTAGATCACCTAAGATAGTGCTGAGGTGAGAAATAAACTGTTTATATACGACCATTCCTACTGATGCATTTGAAGTGAAACGGCGATCATGCCAAGGTTTAAATTTTTGAGGAATCAGTGGGCCTCAAAATTTTAGCCTTTCGGTTAATTTTTTGGGTTTTGACCCAGGGCAAAATAGTTTATCCAAAGTCCAGtatgcatcttttttttcttctaaatgaGAACTGAGTAATTAAGTTTTCCAACCTGTGTTGGACAAACTTATGTTCTGCTATAATATCGATACATTAACTTGGTAATACTTTGGTACATTTCAAACACAAAAACCCAATAGCTTTGAATCTTCCGTCATTtcggtgcatgggtgccaaaatgtacaaaacaaaattttaaaccttgATCCACGGTGCTAGTCCGTAAGTCTCCGGGTGACTTCTCAACTAACCTGACTTCTAGTCATCGCATGTTACTATGGATTGCTGAAGTACATTAGGTCCATCACTTGCTATTTTCCTTTTAAGATTCCCCATCTCCAGGTGTCAATTGTGGCAAATATCTATCACATGCATATTGCACAGGAACCCACATGCAGGAGACAAAATTTATACGCGCCTCACACGGCTTATATCCATTGAAttacagaaaaaacaaaaaaaaaacatctcacCTGCGCCATGAAACTTTAATTAAGTCTAACATATAACAACAGTTAATGGATGTTCGATGCATTGAACAATTGCCGCAGAACAAGGCATCAGAATATATAATACTATGCACCTGCAGGTGATTCTCCAGACGCAGCCAGATCATGCAGAGGTTGGAGCTGTAGCTGCATCTCAAACCGGCCGGCTTCTGCCCCTGTCCCCGGCCGGCCTCCACCGCCCCTTGTAGCCTATCGACAGGAAAAGCGCGTCCCAGAAGCACGTTGTTTTACGCGGTTTTGTGTCGTTCTGTACAATTCTTCAGGAAAATTTCACTCTCAGCTAAAGGGAGATGTCGGTCGGTGGCATGTTCTACTCTCTGTTCTCTCGGCATTTTCCTTCGTTTCCTCGTCTTGCCAAAT
This is a stretch of genomic DNA from Brachypodium distachyon strain Bd21 chromosome 1, Brachypodium_distachyon_v3.0, whole genome shotgun sequence. It encodes these proteins:
- the LOC100836994 gene encoding WUSCHEL-related homeobox 6 is translated as MEGSSNSPDGGQSSGGSPPEERGRSGGGRGDQPVRSRWTPKPEQILILESIFNSGMVNPPKDETVRIRKLLERFGAVGDANVFYWFQNRRSRSRRRQRQMQAAAAAAAAANNNNTSSAAAASATIGGQLPSAMAIVGGSACQYEQQASSSSSSGSTGGSSSLGLFAHGAAGVSSSGPGAGVGYQQLLQQQQAASCGASLSALANSGLMVGDVGDSGGGDDLFAISRQMGFVDHSPVGSSNSSAAPSTAVQQQQQYFSCQLPTATITVFINGVPMEVPRGPIDLRAMFGQDVVLVHSTGALLPVNDYGILIQSLQMGESYFLVARQT